The Salvelinus sp. IW2-2015 unplaced genomic scaffold, ASM291031v2 Un_scaffold1047, whole genome shotgun sequence nucleotide sequence TCACCGACCTCTCAGCGACCTCTACCGACCTCTCAGCGACCTCTCACCGACCTCTCAGCGACCTCTGACCGACCTCTCAGCGACCTATCAGCGGCCTCTCAGCGGCCTCTCAGCGACCTCTTACCGACCTCTCAGCGACCTCTGACCGACCTCTCAGTGACCTCTCAGTGACCTCTCAGCGACCTATCAGCCGCCTCTCAGCGGCCTCTCAGCGACCTCTACCCTGTGTCTTTGATTCTAAATTGTCCCTTTTGATGGACAGGTGAGCTTCACCCTCTTTTATTTGTGTGGGTGAATATCCTGGACTGACTCCAGATATAAAGTAAGCGTTGAATGACTCCTCCTCACTGATGCAGAAGGGTACAAAGAGCAGCGGACGAAGGAGTTTGCTCTGCTGCAGCATTCTCTGTATAATATAAGGCGTTGCCGTGGTGCTCCATACATCCACTCTGTTTCAGGATCCAACTGCAGCTGCTGATGTGGGAATGACTTGTCCAGGTTAGCTTTATCACAATGGATAtcatagctgctgctgctgctgctgttgtgtgtgtgtgtgtgtggttgtgtgtgtgtgtgtgtgtgtgtgtgtgtgtgtgtgtgtgtgtgtgtgtgtgtgtgtgtgtgtgtgtgtgtgtgtgttgtgtgtgtgtgtgtgttgtgtgtgtgtgtgtgtgtgtgtgtgtgtgtgtgtgtgtgtttgcgtgtgtgtgttatttcgcTGACCCCTAAAAACCCAGCGTGGTCTTTAGGTGTAGTAGGGTTCAGGTTCCGTGGTGTTGTGATGAATAGTGCTAGGatcatcacaacacacaccacacacacacacacacacacacacacacacacacacacacacacacacacacacacacacacacacacacacacacacacacacacacacacacacacacacacacacatggggtcAGAGAACCTGCGATGATTAGGCCTAATAATGCAGTGTAATTGTGTTAGTGTGACAGATGGCCTCACTTTGAAGACACCTGACAACACTGCTGACATGGCTGTCAGTGTAGGTTAGTCTCTGCATGCAAgtgttactgtacatgtacatacagtgcatagcCACCGTGTTTTACTGAAAGGATCCTAAAACCTATGTATGCTCATGATATATACCGTGTGTCCGTTGTCACAACATGCTCTGCGATTGCTCAGTAGCcgacctacctacagtatacagcTGCTGTACCTTCTCGGCCGTCTCCTAGTCAAACCCCTCCATACTAACTTTAATTTAGAGTCTGTGAGTTCACTGGTGTCCTCTCTCCCAGgggcacccccacacacacacacacacacacacacacacacacacacacacacacacacacacacacacacacacacacacacacacacacacaccacacacacacacacacacacacacacacacacacacacacacacacacacacacacagcgaaccACCCAGGGAATCAGAGCACGTGTTCAAAATCTACCAGCAACACATTATCAGATCAATAACCATTCATCAGCACTCAACACACTTCCAGTCATTTCaccttacaaatcagccttcTGAGGCCCCGTGTTAATTAATGAAGTAGGAGAAATAgatcattatttatttaactaggcaagtcagttaggaacaaattcttatttacaatgacagcctacaccagccaaaccctggacgaccctgggccaattgtgcWCCYACCCTACGGgagtcccaatcacggccggttgtgYtacagcctggattcaaaccagggtgtcggtagtgatgcctcaagcactgaaatgcagtgcctcaYACCGCTGCAGAACTCAGGACATTAACTGAATGAAAGACACCctatatcccctatatagtgcactactttttaacaaATCCCTATGGYRcctggtcaaaagtagtgcactatgtagggaatagggtgccatttgggatacatccaTAGATTCCTTAATTGAATGAGTGAATACATTACGGTCTGTATTGAGTAGTGTAGGGTTTCCCAACCAGGTGCATTTGGCCTAGCCACaaaggggtacttgagaagactgaTGAGACCATAGGTTTagtggtaaaatgcacatgagMtagcctagtggttagagcgttgggccagttgcCGGATCGAATCCCRgacctgacaaggtaaaaatctgtcactttgcccctgaacaaggcagttaacccactgttccccggtaggccgtcagtgtaaataagaatttgttcttaactgacttgcctagttaaataaaggttacatttaaaaatactctgagcAGAGCAAAATTAcacttggtggtacagtaactgaaaaaagttgggaaccactggagtACTGTAGCGCTAGCTGGCGCTCGCTGCACAACACAAATAACGATTGAATGAGTGTCTGTGTCCAAATAGCACCGTATCTTCAATAGAGTATTGGCCCTGATCaacaatagtgcactacttaggggataggatgccatttgtgatgcagWCAGTGTATACATTAAgagtccaatgcagccattttaattcaatatcaaataatttctgggtcaCAATTAATAACTACCgtcctgtgattgttttcaatcaaaatggtcaaaaagaaacaaaaaatagcTTGTAATCAAAGAGTAATTTTTGTGGGgagggggaaaactgaaaatgtgctgttattggcagaggcctggaactgtctttcttattggtctattaagtaATGTACCATCTTGGGATGTCAACTGGAAAACCAAAACTCCATTATtctcattttcacaatttcacagtattattccaacctcatagtgtggaaatatatagaaaacacaggaaaatcacgtttttgactgcactgggcctttaacgtGAGTTTAGAGTACAGTAGTAAGAGACAAACAGCAACACYAGGTTGTTATTGGCTTAAATGATTGATTGCAAATGAGGGGAGTTTTGGCACAAACCCGCCTGTTCTCACTGTGGGGGCTGTTGGCCTCTTTTTTTCAGGTTTGGTTTCGCTTGTTTTGCTTGTCTATTAGGAGAATAGTTTATAGCTGGATTACCAAGCATCTCTCATGGGGGGGCGAGCGTGGGAGGGGTACTAACCCATTAAAGAGACAGCGTGAATTCTATAAACCGTCTAACCGCTCAACATTCTAAGACAAGCTTCACAATAGCACTTCAGAGAAGAGACACGCTTGATGTTGGAGGGGGGGGCGTAGAGGGAGGGCGTCCATGTTCAGTGCTTCACTGTGTGTGCTGCTGTCGCGTTGTGCGCGTGTGAGTCGCGCTGTGTGCCTGGCCAGTGACGTGATTATAAGACATGAAAGGGACAACAAGAAATATTCTAGTCAATCACCTCTGTGAATAACCACTTCATAGTTTGGGATTAAAGCCGTGTCACCTGTCCGAACAAACAAGCTCCCGTCCGTTACCTTCACATGTAAAATCGGCTTTACTGTGTAAAACAACATTCACAACAAACAAAGTTCATAAAAAAATTATGTCTTGAATCAAGGGATAAAGAAAAGCCATCAAAGTCATCTAGcaacctacaggtaactgccaaaataaaggaaactcttgagtaaatgagagatacaaagcatattgaaagcaggtgcttccacaagGGTgcagttcctgagttaattaagcaaataacatcccatcatgcttagggcgtATAAAAATGCCCAtgtgcccattattttggctaccttggctagaagagatctcagtgactttgaaagagaggTCTCAACGGAGCACAGGGAGCTTAAagagatgtgtgttgtgtgtggtgtgtgtgtgtgtgtgtgtgtgtgtgtggtgtgtgtgtgtgtgtgtttgggatcgCTGTGTTCCACCGCCCTGTGTGTGATCCCGTGTGCTGTAACTGTAcactgtgtgtccgtgtgtgtgtgtgtgtgtgtgtgtgtgtgtgtgtgtgtgtgtgtgtcacttccCTCCAACAGAGTTTCAGACACttctagaatctatgccaaggtgcattggcagttacctgtacatattatGAAATGAGAATGATAATTAATACTGTCCGTTAAAACCTTGAATATGAATCTCCTTGACACAGACTCACTTTtgctctctctttatccccccactctctcccctctctctttctctctcgctctctctgactctctctctccccctctctttctctctccctctctctgactctctctccacaGGTGCAGGGACTGGAGAAGCAGGTGTCCAAGAACTACCCAGGACTAGACCTGGGTCCAGCAGGCTCGGCGATGAAGACCCTACCGTATGGCATAGGAGGTAGAGCCGTAGGCACCGGAGGAGGGACCGCAGGGGGAGTTAAACCCCCCTACCAAACAACCTCCCGCATCTTCTCCACAGGCATGGACGGGGTCGGCAACCCGCCCATGAAGCCCCCTCTGAAAAGCCCCACCTATAGCTTCCTCAACCCTTACGACTGGGCAAAGAATCAGTCTCTTCTCCTGGACCAGACAGGATATCGTAACAAACGCAAACCCTCACTGAAGACGGCACAGAAGACCAAGAAGATCTTTGGCTGGGGSGATTTCTACTTCAACGTGAAAACCATGAAGTTCAGCCTCTTGGTCACCGGGAAGATCGTGGACCACATCAACGGCACGTTCACCGTCTACTTCCGCCACAACTCGTCCAGTCTCGGTAACGTCTCCGTGAGTATCGTCCCTCCAACTAAAGTAGTGGAGTTCGAGGTTCTCCAGCACCACCAACCGGGTCTACACGCACAGCTCCACCCTGAGCTTCACACCCAGATCACTCAACAACAGACCCCGCACCAGTCCACCTTCGACCCCAAGGAGGTAAAGACCTTCAACTGCCGGGTGGAGTACGAGAAGACTAACCGCTCCAAGAAGCCCAAGCCCTGCCTCTACGACCCGTCTCAGACCTGCTTCTCAGAGCACACTCAGTCCCACGCCGCCTGGCTCTGCGCCAAACCTTTCAAAGTCATCTGTATCTTCATCTCTTTCTTTAGCATCGATTATAAGCTGGTTCAAAAAGTGTGTCCGGACTACAACTTCCAGAGCGAACACCCTTACCTTGGAtaagagaggagcgaggagaggagaaagtCTTGAGCGTGTTTTGAGGGGATCTGTTTAAGCAAAGGGCCAAACGCAGAATCACTAATCTTGATCTCTCGTTTAAACAGAGAATGTgtagttatttgggatgcaaggtgatttgtagatcagtgatccTGCGCAGTCCGACTGCAATGTGTTGTTGTCGATCTCGAACATGCACAATGTCAGGACCGATGACGACGGGGTAGTCTTTTTTTCTGCTCTCAACCTCCCGTTGGATTGTGGATATTATTCAAATGAAGTACTGGTTGTCGACATCATAGATTATATAAATATGGCAGATTTTTTCAAACGATTTACGTAAAAACATTTGTGTTATTTGTCTTTGATTTGaatgtaaataatgtaaaaaaaaaaaaatctatacagcTCTTAGAAATTGGTGTTAATTCATTTTTGTCTGTTGGAGAAATCGAATTTCAAAACATCAAAACAAGCTTGGAAGTGTGGACGTTTAAGTTGATGACTTCATATTCTCCCTGGTGATATAAATGTCTCATGCTGTCCTTGTGTAATCTCGGAACCCAGAATCTCGGAACCCAGAATCTTGGAACCCAGAACCAAATTAAATGTGCGCAACAGTCTGTCACAAGAGACTAGTCTTTGTATGGCATTATAGGTTCTAGAAGGTTTTCATGATTTCAGTCTTACTTTTCTAATCCTGGATACAAGATCATGATTATGGAGTCCTGGAGTTATATGGATACAACACGATATTGTACACCGTACTGAGATTTATTTTCACATCCTATTATATTTTACATTCACTTAACACATTTATTAGGCATTGTATGAGGCAAGAGTGTTGTATGAGGCAGAAGCATTGTATGAGGCCGGAGAATTATTGTATTAGGCAAGAGCATTGTATGAGGCAttatataaggaaataaatattCAACAAATGATAATATCTGATCAGGAATTTATTCAGCTGGGTAATATCAAAACATAACTATTCTATAGGATGTTTCTGTCCAATCAGAATATTGTACATGTATGTCCAAAGAAATAAAGATCATGGATACCCTTTCGGAGAATGCATGAATGGTTTAATTTTACATTAGGagagaaattgaaaaaaaaataaaggaatcTTAAAGGAATCTTTAGTTTGACATCATGATTTTCTTCATTCAGATTCAGtctgtctttcttttttctttctttcttcatttctttctttcccACCATTCCTATACCTCTATTCTTATACTATGTATCAATGTCGGGTCTCTCTCTCTCRCTCTCRCTCRctctctctctcgctactcttTCAGGGAAATTGCCCAGGCTAGATTGTAGTCTGCAGATGTTCATTAGATAACCCAGTCCTAGTGCTTACTTGGATTGTACTCTATATCCTATTATGTTCTTGATCAATGACGTTCAGATGGAATGAAAGTTCCGGAGCTCTACTACCCATGTATCTTCTGGATCCgctcaggacacacacacacacacgcacgcacgcacgcacgcacgcacgcacgcacgcacgcacacacNNNNNNNNNNNNNNNNNNNNNNNNNNNNNNNNNNNNNNNNNNNNNNNNNNNNNNNNNNNNNNNNNNNNNNNNNNNNNNNNNNNNNNNNNNNNNNNNNNNNNNNNNNNNNNNNNNNNNNNNNNNNNNNNNNNNNNNNNNNNNNNNNNNNNNNNNNNNNNNNNNNNNNNNNNNNNNNNNNNNNNNNNNNNNNNNNNNNNNNNNNNNNNNNNNNNNNNNNNNNNNNNNNNNNNNNNNNNNNNNNNNNNNNNNNNNNNNNNNNNNNNNNNNNNNNNNNNNNNNNNNNNNNNNNNNNNNNNNNNNNNNNNNNNNNNNNNNNNNNNNNNNNNNNNNNNNNNNNNNNNNNNNNNNNNNNNNNNNNNNNNNNNNNNNNNNNNNNNNNNNNNNNNNNNNNNNNNNNNNNNNNNNNNNNNNNNNNNNNNNNNNNNNNNNNNNNNNNNNNNNNNNNNNNNNNNNNNNNNNNNNNNNNNNNNNNNNNNNNNNNNNNNNNNNNNNNNNNNNNNNNNNNNNNNNNNNNNNNNNNNNNNNNNNNNNNNNNNNNNNNNNNNNNNNNNNNNNNNNNNNNNNNNNNNNNNNNNNNNNNNNNNNNNNNNNNNNNNNNNNNNNNNNNNNNNNNNNNNNNNNNNNNNNNNNNNNNNNNNNNNNNNNNNNNNNNNNNNNNNNNNNNNNNNNNNNNNNNNNNNNNNNNNNNNNNNNNNNNNNNNNNNNNNNNNNNNNNNNNNNNNNNNNNNNNNNNNNNNNNNNNNNNNNNNNNNNNNNNNNNNNNNNNNNNNNNNNNNNNNNNNNNNNNNNNNNNNNNNNNNNNNNNNNNNNNNNNNNNNNNNNNNNNNNNNNNNNNNNNNNNNNNNNNNNNNNNNNNNNNNNNNNNNNNNNNNNNNNNNNNNNNNNNNNNNNNNNNNNNNNNNNNNNNNNNNNNNNNNNNNNNNNNNNNNNNNNNNNNNNNNNNNNNNNNNNNNNNNNNNNNNNNNNNNNNNNNNNNNNNNNNNNNtgtgtgtgtgtgtgtgtgtgtgtgtgtgtgtgtgtgtgtgtgtgtgtgtgtgtgtgttcaataataAATCAGCCTAGTAAAAAAGTACACTGGTAATGCAACACTATCTTTCGTAGCGAGGACAGTGTGTTGACATTCTCTGTACATATCCACATAGCCAAGGTGAACAGCCTGTGTCCCGGTCCTAAGGACTGAAGTGAACCTGACTAGACAAACAGTATCACCAGACATTCAGTCTATAGTGCCATGTTGTACAGTATTTACAGACCATATTTATTTTTGAAGAATCGTTACAAGCAAGGTAAGGAAACATAGTCTGCAACGGATGAAGGAGCCCTTGAATGTAGATATTAAGTAAGGCAGTAAGTATGCATGTCTGATGTAGCATAGGTATTGATATTTCAGTTGAACATGTTTTACAAACAGAAGGATCATAATCATGTAATATTTGACAAAATAATCACATAACACAAATGACACACCCTCCAAAAGAAGGGAGAAAAGCTGCTCTTGTTATAGATTATTTAACTGATCATTTTCACACATTTATAACAAAATAAATTTATAATTTTATATTTCATACGAATCTATAACGTTCACGGCTGATAACACATGTGAAAAAATTACGTCACTCTTGTGTAACGCATGAAAAAACTACAAATCCCAGACACCCTGTCTGCGATGTAAAAATGCAAATCGCAAGCATCCGCCTCTTCCACTGACTGATCAACTTCAAAACAGCCTTTCCTCTCAGAGAGTGAAACAGCGTGACCCTCTCAGAGAGTGAGGTGGTTAGATTGAACGTTGCTGGCCTTTTGAAATCGTACAAATATGCTGTCATTGACGTTGAGGCAAATTGCACGGGTGAGTGAGTACTTATTAATTTAGCCAACGTTACTCAATGATAGATCtcgctagctggctagcttcaaaTCAAATTACAGCAAAATAGCACGCATGACCAGCCAGGTGGCTAGCTAAGACAGCCACGTTTGCAGCTGTATATCATTCTAATAGCTAGCTATCTGGTTAGCTTAAAGGCTACTGAACAGTGTGGCAAATTAGGTTGCCAAAGCTAAACTAGCTGGATTGGTATGGTGCATGTACAGCTAGTTAGCTACGTAGTTCTAAGCTAATTACCCACCCACGTTAATGTTATCTGACATAACTGGCTGGCTAACTACTGTAATTAGCTAGGCTATGCTcctgagaccacacacacaatgttgtCTGTTAATGGCTATGTACACACGTTTAAATGTGTTGCCATGGTTTTTGATCATAGGAAAATGAGATGGTCCCAACATGTGTTTGGTAAGCGATCAACTTTCACTTTCTCCCTCCCAGAGCGAGTCCCACGCTTACTTTGCACAACTCCGCACCACTGGGGACAAAGTTGCAAGGTAGTTGGGCAGTTTGCCAAGTGTTTGGTATGACATTGGGAAGAACTAACTGTAACTGAGTGATTACCTCTCTAATGTAAGTAGCTTTCTAATATAGTTAACCCTTAGCGTAGTTACACGATATGGATAGTAACTCGTCAAAATGTATACACTTTGCCTacatggttactacatggttacgCAACCTTCTTGTCGGTTTCATCATTTCCGCTGGTTGGCAAATTATACTGTTACTTTTCAAGSTACATTCGTGTAGTTTTGGACTTGCAAGAAAATACTTCTTATTTTAAGCTGGGaagataattttttttgttacattttaaaatgtatagtcCTATCTGAATGTATGAACAATTTGAACTGATGTGAATGTTTCATGATTTGACAGTAGTTGATTGATGAAAAATGTTTTTGTGGACTTTGATGGATACAGTGGTATCGATCCTTTCAGAGGGAGTTTGCGTTGCACAAATTACAAATGTTCTTTACAAACGTCAAGGATTTTCCTAGACAGGGCAGTATCTGAAAGCCCAAAGTGCAAAATACAGATTTTCTGCAAGAACAGTCGGCAAATATTAACCCCTTCTCAAGGTAGTCATTTTACAGTTGGCATGTAGTCTACCTGTTAATTGCACCAGTCAGCTAATAAGGAACCTAATAGCTTAATGTTTATTATGTAAGTATCAAGATAGTTTGATTAGCCCCATGCAGACAGAAATACTGTCACAACACTTTCAATGGCTAGTCTATGTATTCACCTTTTCTGACTCTCCAAACATGCAACAGGTTTGTGTATCAGAGGCAGCCAGTACAGTAACCTTAGAGAGACAAAGTTATTGATCTGTTAGCGTCCAGGATTGGAGCCTAGACATAGCACCTTTTGTGAGTCAAAAAGCTTGTGCTATGCAtatgatgttattttttttttaaatgggctaCATGATGGTAATCTCAGTACCCAGATCCAAATCAAGGTTGTCATGAGCGACCTATAGACTACGTGATGGGTTAGGGAGGCCATTTCACACTGAGCGAGCCGATCACCTGTGAAGTGGCATCCTTTTCAACGTGGATTGCAGGTTTCAGACCAGACAAGGAAGTGAGACTCTGCAGACAAGCTAATGTAGGGCAGTTGATGCAAGGCTGCTCTTTGGGTGAATGTTTCCTATTAAGATGCCTGAATGGTTTGCATGCTTCTCCTATTGTGCTAATCAGTTATGAAGGCATCCTAATGCAGTTTCAAAGAGCTCACGAGTTGCAGTCTGTATGGTGGCGTGCACTCATGTAGCAATAAGGAGGTGGCCTGGCCTTAATCACTTTACTGGGTTTTTTTAGGTCCAAGGCCTATCATCTCTGAACTACTTACTGTCTGTAATCATACATCTGCCTCCTGGGCTTTCATTTTGCAGGAGTGGCTGTTTTAACTTCAGTAAAGTAGGCCTACCACAAAGTAGTTCATTAGTTATGCATATGTGGCACTTGAGGAAGACTGCCTTGAAGTTTACATGCAATTCAAAACTGCTCATAGCAGATGTGTTTTTTAATTGTTGTTGAAAATAAGTGCTATTGccatatagcctacacataacTAGACTACATAATGTGACATGGCTAGTTTCAACGAGTTTAGGACTGTAGCTAGTAGTCTGTCCTGTTTCTTCATGGACATAATGTAACTGTCTTATCAATCAGCATCTATAAAGATCCCCTTGTactattgaacctttatttaacctttatttaattaggcaagtcagttaagaacacattcttatttacaatgacggccttcaccggccaaacccggacgacgctgggccaattatgcaccgccctatgggactcccaatcacggccggttgtattacagcctggaatcaaaccagggtctgtagtgacgcctctagcactgatgcagtgccttagaccgctgtgccac carries:
- the LOC112069562 gene encoding uncharacterized protein; translated protein: MHLDRLSLNTNTLRGYSALKRRKSSGQRSLLLLQNSLSNITSYSSATRGSTRLHEAPRAPGQATSSTRLTRSTRLHTAPRGSTRSRGSTQLHELHTAPRGSTRLHTAPRGSTRLHTAPHGSTRLHTAPHGSTRLHEAPRGSTRLHTALTAHINLRPLTDLSMTFHDLSPTSQRPLPTSQRPLTDLSATSDRPLSDLSAASQRPLSDLLPTSQRPLTDLSVQGLEKQVSKNYPGLDLGPAGSAMKTLPYGIGGRAVGTGGGTAGGVKPPYQTTSRIFSTGMDGVGNPPMKPPLKSPTYSFLNPYDWAKNQSLLLDQTGYRNKRKPSLKTAQKTKKIFGWGDFYFNVKTMKFSLLVTGKIVDHINGTFTVYFRHNSSSLGNVSVSIVPPTKVVEFEVLQHHQPGLHAQLHPELHTQITQQQTPHQSTFDPKEVKTFNCRVEYEKTNRSKKPKPCLYDPSQTCFSEHTQSHAAWLCAKPFKVICIFISFFSIDYKLVQKVCPDYNFQSEHPYLG